The Quercus lobata isolate SW786 chromosome 4, ValleyOak3.0 Primary Assembly, whole genome shotgun sequence genome segment caatgaaaagagtttataattaccttagagatgttaatggattgaaaaaccattcaaattggttgggttttgatataaaaatattgaaagaagggtttaagagaggatgggagaggtttaaaacaagtttcttACAAAAGCCCATTAAAAAGCTGTTTCTGGGCGATTCGCGACTGGGTGAGTTGCGAGGTTCagtcgcgagcaagccgcgagccGCGAGTTTCAGCCGCGAGCTGCGAGTTTCAGTCGcaaaaattttcgcgagtcgcgagtgagccgcgagcaagccgcgagtgagCCGCCAAGagcttctggatgaactcgcgactggggtttcCGACTGGTGAGTCGTTAGCTGAGCCGTgaaaaactctgacacctgtttttcaaatcagaacatgtttaaacattgaaaaaaaaaagtaagtactaaacataaacacaaaaagtgataaaaatcacttccaaaaacatataaaatgttcaaaaatctttttggattaatccatataagattgagcacacacacatcacatttagacaagtacaatctaacaaatgaataagacattcattgaacattaggcatgtgtgttgtgtgtgtttatcaaatgtggaatagtccttagtttagagtgaagcttcaatgatcaattcaatcaagtcatacacaactagtgctaagtcaagtggtctatctcaattatagaaatgagcatatatgacctcccacaagaaaatgattacatatgatgaagcttttcatttggcttctttacaattcataacatttgatcattttgaatcaaaacatctcattttgaatcaaaacatctcattttgagatcgatgcctgaaatttgtgatatttcaatttgatgaacaagcctttggctttttgggcatcatacaatttcatttaagtcgctttccctttttcctagtcgaatactagtatgtgcgacggcttttgcagctcattatctcttttcattttgagatttacatttattgagctctttaaacaataaaaataaaagagtgggaagagatataagcacgagtctacgcatgtatcaaaaccaacatgactattgacaaatcattcacgacaagcttgaagatcgatttacaacaatcacacaaagatgtcaagatttttcccacaaagatataagtgcaaaaataacaagctaagctcgtaaatgcacaaagccatttgtacaaaggtacaaggccaaactcacatgtgatatgtgctcaaacatatatgatcaaactttttgaatttttcacttttatgtggttttggattttttactcacacaaaactgaaatataaaagtaagatcaaaaacaaaacaatgcatataaatagatgcaagatgcacaaaatgcatgaagttatgacatttaatgcatgaagggtcctacaaagatcgaaagaattagatcaaggaccaaaagagcaaaggctcaaccataggaacccttcctcatccaaacggaacgattgtttggaatgagtgtctcaagagaagtgagacgagggttggaagaatgagaatcggagatgcacatagtcaaggagttaagagcattaaacattttctttaacaacatgctattttcactcaaaactagtttactctttttagcacaacttccaaaaagctcaagtttttcttttcttttgatttttttaaaagcatgaaacttagagcattgaggtcttagatgaccaaaggcaccacaatggtgacaaacaatgtgtttaggttcACTCTTCaactttttgggaagggatctagtaacatggttttgttccctcttcaacttatgacattgaggtcttatatgaccaatcacaccacaatggtggcaatttggaacaaacttagatccatccaaagccttaggttgagacctaaacagaggctttgacttaacagcctttctctccacattttgatttcttttgtgtggaggaacgtacaccgatttgtccttagaggtagaatacacaataggcacaagatcgggtaccacaacatgattgcaacaaatattatcatccctTTTATCAAagggttcagcaatcaaacacttggcatgcatcttaagagattcattttcacattttaactcatcaacaagtttgttagacaaaacaagtttagcatccaagtccatattcaaacattcaaactcttttagcttttcaagagaatcttcagcaagttttttatatttcttaaccaatttgttggattcattgagcttagcaatcaaatcatcattttcacaaaataacttgcttaaattcttttgaaacttcttagcatttttcttcaagaatttgtcaacaacacccatagattcaaataacatgtcatcacacttatgaggattaacactcatagaggcattttcacaaacatgtggcatgttacattcatcaccaaccaaatcatgcaaagaggcatacaaagcacaatccatggcaaataaacacaaggggtcaaggatcacacttaggtatttaaaccacaacaagtgtacccgctctgataccaaatgaaagttcaaaaacgtgtataaacacccttgaacgtttagacccccaaatacaaaataaccaattcaagctttatgacaaacaactagtgtgcggaaaatgaacataagctataaacagaattggaaatcaatctaagccaataataaatcacatccacagcagaaaataaaaggcaaagataaagggaagagagatgcaaacacaaggacaacacgcgatgtgttatcgaagaggaaaccgaagccctcggtgtaaaacctctccgccgccctccaagcggtcaataatccactagaaaatgtagttgggatacatgaacagcaatagaccctccaagcctaatctacccaatgtacctaagccctccaagcttcttgctccaacgaggttgcgccgaacctttttcttttctagcttaccggattctgctacttgaccatagcatccgccatccttggcatcttccaatgcttcccaaaattccaaaaacactcaacactctaaatgggtgtgggtagtgtttggatagaaatctcctctcaataggtatgacaatgagagagggaatgagaagagactacaaagatttctctctaagaatgagtagctctctctaaatgggtgggtgttttgaagaaacctctcttagggtttttctttctgaatggccacacatatcttgtgggaatgaggggtatttatactggtgtgagaatggaatacgaagagtcagtttttccaaaaacagggctggctggcgacttaacctcgcgacttgactgagtcgcgagttcaagtcgcgagctaacttaatggccagtctggatttttgtcgtgtagtgctccaagtggcgtgactgttcaactcccctgcatgctctgcacgtgagcaacttttggcggcttgcaagccgcgagacacccgcgagtcctagccgcgagtctctgcttcactgcactatcttgagcatttcttcacactctctcacacactacccttacatgattcccacctaaatacaaggtttctaagtgctatattacaagaaaatttgtcatggaataaagccaacacatggttgattaaattcaaccttacagaagTTAAGGTAGTTAGATGTATAGTTTAGTGATTTAGGGGGGTGGATGAAAATTGTAAGTGAATATGATACTTGGCAGATTCTTTCAAACATTGTTCTTTCAATTGGAGTGACTAATTGGTTGCTATACATAAAGCTCAACTTGGACATTGATGCTGAAATATGTTTGAGGAATTTCatcttattttagttttttatgtcaCTCCTTTTTCAGATAATGATTCAAAATAGTTGTTTCTTCAAgtaatttctatttgaaactgaGGTAAACCACATATAGTTTCAATAATGTTTTATAGAAAGAGAATGATTGAAactttacttttagttttagtaTAGAGCtataagttatttatgaaatgttttcCACACTGTCATTTGACCCTTTGACAatagattaataaatttttttttttccccatgtGGTTtcttaattatctttttatttatctaacccgtgcatcgcacgggttagcaactagttgtatttaaatttaagatttacgtgcttataagttataacattGTCATATAATATAACTATGTgcttataattatattttttattctgaATAATTACATGGTAAGGttatggaatatatatatatatatatatttttttttttttgagatagaggTTATGGAATTTAAGGTTTACAATGTGAtgaaaactataaaaataaaaaagaaaaagaaaaagaaaaagaaagtatcaGGATATTGCAAGTAACATGATAGCTTTAGAGCGTCACTACAATAAAAGTTCcagaaaatattgtaaattacCTTTTAGTTCAAATGAGAAAGTATGATTtaccttttatttctttgtattGGAATGAGGAAAAATTATCAAGAAGTgttatgtctataatattttcacaatacttttataacaaattttaaatagcAGGTTGTTATCGATTTTTgctggtggaaaaaaaaatttcagtgaCATGTTCAAATTAGATCCAATAATAACTTACTATCTAtgttttgttgtaaaagttAGTTGGTTCAATTTTGTTGAATCACTATTGGGTGCGGTGTTGCTGTGTTAGTGGTGGATTAAGGCTTGCACACTATGAAAGCCGGATGAGGGTTAggattggagagagagagagagagagccaatAAAACACAAGAGGTTCCCTTTAAAACCTTCGTTATCTCtatattcctttttgtttgtGTATCATGCGTATCAAATTTAGCACATGCACATCAGCATCCTTGATTGGCTAAAATCAAGAAACATTGATTGTTCATGATTCTAGTACAATCAAGGGGTTGACTTAAGTTAACTTTAGTTCCTTTATATAACTTacttagggttcattgtaaaaCAACAATTTTGAGTAGTAAAGATGTGGGCGCTAAAGGTTTTTTGATGAGAATATAAGCTATTAGATCGAACCATGTAAACCCTTGCTTTTGCTCTCTCCtcttcttattttatatataaatatatatatatatatatatatattcctccatttttttttaacaaggagTTAGTGCCACTTTTCTATGGCCTTAACTAGATTTCAAGTAGCCAATTACCAACCATTGCTCCACTAAACCGTTGTCCAATGTCGACTGCAATTTTCCAGTTGTTGTTTTTCTTCGGGGCACTTTACCACTCAATTTTTTGCATAGATTCCAATTTTTGGTGTCTACTTTCTAATTTGAAGCTCCCAAATCACACAACTTGGCCCATCACTCAATCTTTTTGAGTTCAATCTATGTGAAATTCATCACATGCTTACACGATTCATCCAGACATTGTCTTTTGCCATATTCCCATGCCACTAGTACTGTAGCCACTGTCAATCCATAGCAGCCATTCTTTAGTCATTGGCACAACCATTCTGAGGCCTTTATAGCCGTCTTCATGTATTGATTCATCATTATTGGCCCTTGCCatcactaaaattttgtacaatTCATTCTACATTATGTCTGGCCCATTCTACATTTGATCTGGTCACTCATGGTCATTTCATAGCTTCTTCACTAGCTAGTTTACATTCCATACTCAGGGAGCTTCTACCTTGAGTATATGGGGGCATGGTAGTGTGTCATGCATATCACATTTGACACATGTTGATATTCTTCATTGACTAAAATCAAGGAACATTAATTGTCCTTGTTTTTAGTCTTGATCAAGGTATTCTCACAAGTCAACTTTAGTTTTTATACGATGATTCATAAtagtaaaaatgtaaaatgtagTCATCAAAGACTTTTCTTTGTGGACATAGACCATATTAGGCCTTACGACTTACCACATACACCCTTACTTTGACTCTCCTTCTTTgtctaaatcttttattttaacacTTTTATATTAGCATTTCTTATTGTTAGTTTTTTACATGCAATTAAATCTAACTTTTGTAAAGAAAATGTCATATAAGATTGAAGCAAAATGACACATAGAAATGACATATATTTTGACTTATGAATAATATTTGCTTATAAGTAATGCTCCtagtaaatatattttatttccaccatgaatatataattaatttcgGGTCAGCTGcacttggagagagagagagagagagagagagaaattggaATTCTTGACGGATTATGGTTAGATTGGATTTCTTGATGGATCATGGTGTCAAAGTTTCGGATGATTGGAAAGCAAGCACTCTTACCAAGAAAAGAAATTCTAGATCGTGCCTCACCCACCACTCTTTTCAGCTGCTGTATAGAGTCAATTGTTTGACAATAAGACATGACACTTTTCCCATAGTTGTCAATGTCTATATTTAATTCATGCACTCTTTTTATTGTGTGATTAATCACTTCACCAGAAGCACTTATTTGCATAATCTCTCAGGCTCTAAAACATGATAAGCACCCTCCAAATAACAAATGAGCCTTCTAAAAGTCTTGCTTGCAGTTGGGGTAGTGCCTTGCACGTATAACCGCGTTGCTCTAAACAATATGCTATTCATCCTTTCAAATATAAAAGAGCAAATCCAATCACCAGTTCACCACCCTATTCCAAAACCTGAACaagaagtagaaaaaaaaaaatgtcttcctTTAAAGCCTACGGCAAAGTCGATGAAGCCGAACAAGCAAAGCTTGAAGCTGCTCAGAAGACCCGGAAGAGAATCACCATCATAAGCTTATCATCCATAATCCTTGTTGCAATTGTAGTTGCTGCTGTAGTTGGAACTCGTAATAGTTCTGGTTCCAACAAAGGTAGTGATGCACAACCTCTTTCCACCTCTGTAAAAGCTGTTTGCGATGTAACATTGCACCCGGATTCATGCTTTGCTAGCCTTTCTCCTTTATCTAACTCCACGAACATTCAACCTTTGGATGTCTTCAAGTTGGCAATACAAGTGGCTATGAATGAAGTGTCAAATGCTGCTCTGAAATTATCTGAGCCCGGATTTCTCAATGGTTTCAATGACAACATGACCATCATAGCTATGGAAAATTGTCAGGAACTTTTGagtcttgctttggatgatctcAATAGCACATTGTATGCTGGTTCTGACTCATTTCTTCAAGTCATCGATGATCTCATAACGTGGCTAAGTTCTGCAGGTACTTGCCAACAGGCCTGCATAGATGGCTTTGAGAATGCCAATCAAACATCAATACAGACTACTATTGCCGATCACCTGAAGAATTCTACTGAATTAACTAGCAACAGCCTTGCTATCACCACATGGCTTTCTAACATTTTGGGTTCGGTGAAGCTAAGGCGACTTATGAGTTACCCTGAGAACCAAGAAGAGCCAGAGTGGTTGCATCCAAATGATAGGAAGCTACTTCAAAGTCCAGATTTGAGGTACCGGGCCAACATAGTTGTGGGGAAAGATGCATCttgtaaatacaaaaaaattactGATGCACTCAAGCAAGTTCCCAAAAAAAGTGACAAGAGGTTTGTGATCTACGTGAAGAAAGGagtttattatgaaaatgtgcTGGTTGACAAGAACATGTGGAACGTTGTGATGGTTGGTGATGGAAGTACTGCAACAATTGTATCTGGTAATCTAAACTTTGTGGACGGGACTCCTACGTTTGCAACTGCAACATTTGGTAAGACTAGGCATATTGTGCTttttaatttgactaattttCTTAGGTGAAAaattcatattaaatattacCAATCTAAAAGTTGTATTCAGTATcatatcattttaaattttaaatgatatgatACTCTTACACTGATAGATTCAAGAAATACGTGAAATGTAGCTGATCTTGCTCCCAGCCAAATTCACTAACAATTAAATTTCTTTCTGTGCAGCTGTATACGGGAAGGGCTTCGTTGCTCGAGATATGGGATTCCGAAACAATGCAGGTGCAATCAAGCATCAAGCAGTGGCCCTCATGTCAAAGTCAGACCTATCAATCTTTTACCGGTGTCACATTGATGCATTTCAAGACACCCTTTATGCACATTCCAACCGACAGTTCTACCGCGAATGCAACATTTATGGAACAGTTGATTTCATCTTTGGGAATTCTGCAGCTGTGCTTCAAAAGTGCAACATATTTGCTAAGGTTCCAATACCAGGCCAGCAGAACACTATCACAGCTCAAGGTAAGTTGGACCCAAATCAGAATACTGGAATCTCAATACAAGGTTGCACCATATCTCCTTTCGGGAACTTGAGTTCAGTCCAGACATACCTTGGACGTCCATGGAAGAATTATTCAACAACAGTGTTCCTCCAAAACAGTCTAGGGAGCTTAATCAACCCCAATGGATGGTTACCATGGGTAGGCACATCAGCCCCAAGCACCATATTTTACTCTGAATACCAAAATTATGGACCTGGTTCTTCCACAAAGAATAGAGTCAAATGGAAGGGAGTGAAAACCATTAATCTTCAAGTAGCAAGCAAATTTACAGTGAATAAATTCATCCAAGGGAACAAGTGGATATCTGCCTCAGGTGCACCCTACCATCCTGGCCTCTGAACGTGATAAATTTCATGGAGACTTTCTCAAAGAGATGTTTGGTGGTTTTTGTCCCCACTCCCTCTTTTGTTCTAATTATGTTTTTGCtaattgttgtttttctttcaatttaaatattgttttctttgaCTTCATACAATATATGAGGTTCATTGATTGAAAAATGTTTGGAATAAAAACACAACCTAACAAGTGTAACGTGAAAATATTCTGAGGTAATAAGCGCCTCATGCTTTTCTTGAAAGATTCTATAACAATTG includes the following:
- the LOC115983481 gene encoding probable pectinesterase/pectinesterase inhibitor 46; the protein is MSSFKAYGKVDEAEQAKLEAAQKTRKRITIISLSSIILVAIVVAAVVGTRNSSGSNKGSDAQPLSTSVKAVCDVTLHPDSCFASLSPLSNSTNIQPLDVFKLAIQVAMNEVSNAALKLSEPGFLNGFNDNMTIIAMENCQELLSLALDDLNSTLYAGSDSFLQVIDDLITWLSSAGTCQQACIDGFENANQTSIQTTIADHLKNSTELTSNSLAITTWLSNILGSVKLRRLMSYPENQEEPEWLHPNDRKLLQSPDLRYRANIVVGKDASCKYKKITDALKQVPKKSDKRFVIYVKKGVYYENVLVDKNMWNVVMVGDGSTATIVSGNLNFVDGTPTFATATFAVYGKGFVARDMGFRNNAGAIKHQAVALMSKSDLSIFYRCHIDAFQDTLYAHSNRQFYRECNIYGTVDFIFGNSAAVLQKCNIFAKVPIPGQQNTITAQGKLDPNQNTGISIQGCTISPFGNLSSVQTYLGRPWKNYSTTVFLQNSLGSLINPNGWLPWVGTSAPSTIFYSEYQNYGPGSSTKNRVKWKGVKTINLQVASKFTVNKFIQGNKWISASGAPYHPGL